The following DNA comes from Mya arenaria isolate MELC-2E11 chromosome 11, ASM2691426v1.
TCCGATCGTCGCCATAAAAGTGTAAAAGTGTCCAACATTCGCAACTTTATCGTTTAATTCGTGATTGTGTATTGTAAGTTCCAcgaaatgttttacattttatttataactgtttCAGTCTTACCGAAGTTGTAGTcagatacatatatttttttataaaatgatgttttgctttattcaatttaagttatttcggtaatctttcaaaaaaaaactttaaaaaagtctgcaaacattttgtttgcatttttaaaaaggaattgTGTTAATTACGCCTAAAAGAACAACAAGTTGGAACTGCTTAATGGAGAACGTTTAAAACTTATACAACTTAGTTAACTTTAGAGCTGATCGATTTCTCCTCTCTATGCAAAAGTAGCgttaacattaatataattttatgccgacataaaatgttttatggatcTGCGGGTTGAACTGAATCACCCCTTGCTAAATGTGCGGGTTGAACcggtttttttttgggggggagcttatttaccctccgcatcgggttatacccattcggcgagcacgctacgttttacagtatttctacagatttaataacatttttaacatctcGTCTTTAATCGTAGCGTGGGTGCTTTGgactgaatatatataaatattcctaCACAGTATGTACAAATCTCtggttaaaaattcaatattttaataatgtctTAAGAATCTATCACATacgcattaaaatcaaacacttcaaatacatcataGAAATTATGCTATAATTTTtcctatacaaacattttaggctcagcttacattttaaaaagatgtctaaattttaaaattctttacaatagtaagtgtttatatatacaacgtATCCTTGGCATTATAACAACTAGCTAGTgagaacttttttttaaatgacagattTCTCACTAGTTAGTTTCCTTAACCACCCCCATCAGGGATGGGGGCGGTATATGCTGGTTTGCACTGAGGACTAAGCCTCAGTGCGTTTGCctggatttatttttttcttgagtgaattatttttcttttctttttttcttgtttataatacaacagcgatatttaataaaaataaaataaaataaagaaaagtgtgttatacatgtatatataagtgtcCAACTGTTGTAATTGTTGCCAAGGattgattaaattattaaataaaatagagaTTGGTTGATCCTCCATGGTGTATTTAAAATATCGCTATTAGTATTAGAACCGGTTTCATCTAAAGCGTAGCTTATAAGCGTTCCACGCCGTGACCAGTGGTCACGTGGTGTGTGCTTGGCTTATCAGCGTTCCAAGCCGTGACCAGTGGTCACGTGGTGGGTGTCAGCTTATCATTATCCTCCCGCGTCAGCCATTCTAGAAAAATCTTCTAAGATACGTGCTtgcatattttgagaaaaatattatGCATAATTTTACCGATATATTGTGTGCGAAGGTATATACTTTACGCATTATTAATAAGAATTGCTTCGTTCTATTTCTGGATTAAAAATATAGTGGTGGCAACCTTCCGATGCCTTTTAACTTTGTGAAACATTGTACGGTTTGCGCTATTTAGAAAACGGATTACTCAGACTGTGGATGTAAGCGTCTTtgtcgtatgatatctaatcaaagcaacgaaaatcCTTTAGAAAAGATTGAAAGGGGCCTGCATtgttactttaaatacatgaaGATTTGGGATTACGACGATTGCAGTgaatttaacatattaaacaaaatgacaccagacgccataaaataaatatagatatttttgtttcctcgcccaatTTGGACAAAAGCGCTCTTGGTACTCGACacagtttttacttttatctaTGTGCTCTTCACCCATTCCCCTTGTTCAAATAACATTTGCAACtgtcacatatttgcccgcagatagtctttcagcgcatTCGCGCTTTGATTACTTGATGCAATTATCACAATTATTGTTTGGCATTTATCTTTTTAAGGCCcttatttataatgtttcatATCAAAGGATTTACTATTCATAAGTATTGccaatataactttaaaattgtaaatgaaacctTTTAGTtcaaaaactatatataaatgataGAATTCGataaatttaacttttaaacatctaaaaaacattaacacctgattgataaaaaatacattatcaaGTTCTGGCTTACATCGAGTATCAGGTTGAATTCACTAATGATAAGGAAAAATGCagtcaaattattttcaaatcgaACAAAATAGCGAAGTAGTTATGAAATAAGTTTATAACTACAAATGACAAACTTCGATTCACATGTCATACCGGATAACTTGCCGATGTATTATTACTACCCCACTGAGATTACACACCGGGAGGGTAAATCAAACCATGAAACAAAGTTGAATACACAGGAATTTTCCCGTTCCTGAGCATCGATTTTCGCTTAATTTTACGTTATTGTTTAAAAAGgaccaatataaaaaaaatcgagaagaacatttaaaagcaaaaataatccTGCATTCGATCGTAATTAAGCTAAGCAATCGGATGTCTATAAATGgctttaaatagcaaaacaaatttaaatgactttaaaaagcaaaacaaattttGGCTCCTTTTTAACTCAATGTAGCTTGGGTTGACCAACATAACcataaaaatgatcaaaatgtaaaaagtaacaaaattaaaacaaaacatcatctTAAAAGGCAAGATTTATCCTAACTTATATGTAGGATGTAATTAAGATGATCGATTGAAAGACAAATTCGCGAGAACTGTTGAACCATTTCCCCTATAGAACTCTATAGGCATTTTCTGTACACTGGATTTCTCCAAACTTGGCATTGTATATAAATCTGTCAATGGCTATGAAGTTTTATCTCTTTGTAAACCGatcaatttaaatgttaactttCGGCTGTTCAATTTCGTATTATCAGGTTGCATATCAGTTTGTTGTCAATATCTGTATTGATCATGTGATGTATTTCCACTGAAAGTTATATAGACCAAAGATTCTTCCTAGGtatgttaaacaaatacacacatCTGATGTTTGCTCAGGTAagcaataaacatttattctcTTTCACTATTataattcaatacaatacaatgtaaatatgaataaaggataattgtttgtttcagtgtaagatcgtaatttATTTTACCGAGttagcaccaaaagctatatttaacGAGTTGTGTAGCCGTGagtgaaatatatacttttggtgctcacgggtttcatttttattacactGATAAGTCTATATATTTCACCAGAAAGCATATCATAAACCATTAGTATTTGAAACAGTTTGAAACCTAACACTTAATACGACGAGCATTCCAAAATCCATTACATGCAACACTGCCACTCTTATTTGACAGCATGGACGGTGATCCAGGCAGACAACAAGCGATGTCATTGAGCCTGTCCAGGGTGCTCGGGGATATTGGGATCAACAAGAGGGTGGTCAAAATGAGAAGAAGAACTTTGCTGGTGATGGAAAAACATTCTGCAGTTATCTCGAGTGTCTTTCAAAATAGGAACCAAACATATTTCCACTTTGGCAGCCAAAGTGAAGGCACGACAACAATAGGAATGGAGTCAGATATAGATTTATTTCGAATCGACAATTACTGTCCTGTCCTGCTTGACATGGCTGAGTGGCAGCCTAATCCATACCGTATTTTCCTGGTACTAAAGAACGAGTATTCCCCACCACAACACTGTAACCTACAAGTAATGAGGGCTGGTCTTCCACTCCCACTCTTACTGGATCCGAAGTACGGGGATGGAGTAGATCTGGAGGTGGATATGACTGGCAGAGTGTTCCTTAAAAATACGGTCCAGGACGCaaccataaaacataattatatgggGAGATTTTTACATCAAACAAGGCCCATCAAGAAGTGGAAGTAAGGAGGTTGATGTTGTAGATGGTTATTATTGTGCACATTTACCGGAGGAGTGTCAGTTTCTGTTTGACAGACCAAGGCCTGGACACTACCCCAGACCAGACATACTGTCACAGGCAAAACAGACCGGGGTATTTCTAGTTCCACAGGGACATGCTGGAAGTAGTCGTCCACAACTGGAGTGGAGATTCTCTACGCCACTTATTGAAAGACTGCTTATGTTTGACATGGTTATTAACGAGTTAAGGGTCTACACGTTCCTCAAAGTactaagaaaaacatatttcaagccTGTTTTTGGTGATCGACTAAGCACATTCCACTTCAAAACAGCCTTTTTGTTCACCAAAGAGTCCTATCCATCTGAGATTTGGAGGAAGAACAACCTGATTCAGTGTGTCATTTTCTGTCTAACAACACTAAGGCGGTGGTGCAGGATGCACTATTGTCCACATTACACGATCACAGGGGTGAACTTATTTGTTGGAAAACTTAGCAATTTTGAGATGCCTCAAATCACACGTATGTTATCAGACATGATAGAAAACCTCACAGATTTTGTGTTCAATATTGAGATGGATGAAATTGGTAACAGAATGTTAAAATTAACTGGAATTAAGCCTTCGCACggacaaacaaaaacaaggtaTGACATCACTTTGGGTATATTGGAATCATGTTTGAAAAATCTTCTAGAAgttttatatctaaatacaaCACTTTTTTGCAAAAAAGCAAATGGAACCGTCGAGGGACTACTGATTGCATTTGGAAATTTGATGAAGTCTTTAATGCTTAATGACAATGACTTCTTAAGAGATACCTCAAATATGTTAGTTAAATTAATCAATACCATGTCAGCCTCAGTCCAGGCTTCCATGCACATTCAAACACACCAACCTATCCCCCAAGACATTTACAACCTGTACCGAGCGAATCTTGACTTCGACCTGACCTCATGCCGACTGAAGTTTGCCTCCATGTTGTACTGTACTGGACAGTATGAGGAGGCAGCAGTAGAGTTGGATCACACTGAAAGGCTGCTGCACCCAGATGTGTGGCAGTTTTGTGTAAGTTCAGGAAGACGACAATTTGACCCTGTTAACAAATTCTTATGCAAAGCCCTAGACCAACCTGTTTCAGAGGTTGTGAAATCATCAGTGGCACTAACTGTAATTTTTCTCCCTGGGGAAATACACTGTGTACCTAAACATTTAGTGTATGAGATGTACAGAACATTCACACATGCAGACATTCAACAACGACAAAAAGTATATGATGATTTCACAGACAAAGTCATTATAGAATCCATCCCCTTCCTCTACTATCTGCAGTACTTAACACACAGGAAGCTGGTGcaaaataaaagaaaggttACATCAGTGGAAAAACTCGGACAATATATTAATATCCACCATGGTATTCCTTCTGGCCACATAGAGACAGCTCTCAATGTATTGGGACATTGCATGGAAACGGAGAACAGGCTGGATCTTGCCTGGGGGGCATATGCTACAACGATGATAAACCTGCCAAACAACAATGCAGCTGTCTGGCACATGGCAATTATAATGAACAAAGTGATCAACAAACTGAGCAAATGAAtgttattcaaacaaaaacatgaatgttaATAATAGATGTAAATGACTTTTAAAAGCTATTCTACCATCACTGATGCCACATGCCATTAACATGCGCGTAAGGGGCAACATACATACgcttatataatgattaaattgaacaattaattagttttgattgtattgttGTATTAAAAATCTTATACTTATGTATACACACTATACAAGTAAAGGTTTCATGATATGAGTGCATATTTCAAGGGTTATCCAGAAGTTTGTGGATTCAGTATTGTGTACTGACTGCATGGAGCAGAAAAATAGAATATTGTCTCAATGTGAACGTATGTTTTGCAAATTTTTGCACCAAATGTCATGCTACTATATTGtgctaaataaaaaatgcatgtaaaaacAATTGCATAAGGGTAATGAGGCCGAACCCAGCACTGCTGGTAAAGCCATAACAATGTATCGCTAGAATCACCAAAGCACAAATTACAGTACATGTGCAGTGTATCTCTGCAATGCTTACTTTGACAAACTGATAACTGGAACAATCTCaagatattttgttataatttctCCAACTTACCATAACTGTTTTGTGATAAATTATTGTTTCTAATGGAGACACAATTCGAACAAGTCTACATTttcttaatacatgtacaaaatatcaaagttacTGTGTCAGGTCAATTTGATGTCTTTTATttggaaagaaataataatttctttataaTAAAGGAATATTACTCATAAAATAGAACCAATTTCAGACGGTGTCAAAGAACTTTGCATTACCCTCTcgtattaaaaaaaagaatgttctaagcatttatgttttgactattttctttacatgaaataaaacctGCAgccaaatgaaaacaaaaacaacttgaaTGTCGTCCACAGGTTTTCTGtatcacggtggagaacccacgtgacttatttggtaaagtgcacggcaacaaatgtcaacaagtctcgattcaggtaaggtttttaaagataactttcttaatatttggagaatttttgtgaaataaagaccataaaccccgcatttaagagctctatccacggtaataaagaactttctctaatattctaaagttttcctgaaaatcttgaccaactgatttctcagagttgaaatctaaggcaaagtacacggcttttgacaaatctatcgcttactgtacttcatgttagccgtaaataattcatacacaaatcttattttaagcaaattttatgtattttaaagttttcagcgtgtattgttgaacttcttatagttatttcataggcgaaaatgaactaaaaccaaattgataaagtacacggacattttaggtttgataaagtacacggtcgtttACAACATTCAGTGaatatactcattatttcactgactggtgctaaaacgagttattataaatttatttattatttctattcttcaaattcattattgaacattgctccatgtttgaaaagacgcatTGTAATGGAAATGCAATGGaagaatgaacgcgttttaacagttagaacgacggagtcgcctaaatgatgggctcattttcatgaatcatggacacatgtgttatcacactaaaattcagtcccttattttaacaatatattcgcatttgacatataaagggcttgaagtttttgtgaagggtgttccacttctttttcttatcgtatatgtaaaacgtgtttgtagtcattatacat
Coding sequences within:
- the LOC128207442 gene encoding uncharacterized protein LOC128207442, whose protein sequence is MFDMVINELRVYTFLKVLRKTYFKPVFGDRLSTFHFKTAFLFTKESYPSEIWRKNNLIQCVIFCLTTLRRWCRMHYCPHYTITGVNLFVGKLSNFEMPQITRMLSDMIENLTDFVFNIEMDEIGNRMLKLTGIKPSHGQTKTRYDITLGILESCLKNLLEVLYLNTTLFCKKANGTVEGLLIAFGNLMKSLMLNDNDFLRDTSNMLVKLINTMSASVQASMHIQTHQPIPQDIYNLYRANLDFDLTSCRLKFASMLYCTGQYEEAAVELDHTERLLHPDVWQFCVSSGRRQFDPVNKFLCKALDQPVSEVVKSSVALTVIFLPGEIHCVPKHLVYEMYRTFTHADIQQRQKVYDDFTDKVIIESIPFLYYLQYLTHRKLVQNKRKVTSVEKLGQYINIHHGIPSGHIETALNVLGHCMETENRLDLAWGAYATTMINLPNNNAAVWHMAIIMNKVINKLSK